A DNA window from Eretmochelys imbricata isolate rEreImb1 chromosome 3, rEreImb1.hap1, whole genome shotgun sequence contains the following coding sequences:
- the LOC144261879 gene encoding L-gulonolactone oxidase-like, whose product MPPEHTDVQAGGLRDGQALGARGRGGQALNSPRCGDGWFEAQQRDGGSSADVRSGGRLHLGSEKTKEALLELKAVLENNPKVVAHYPVEVRFARGDDILLSPCFQRDSCYMNIIMYRPYGKDVPRLDYWLAYESIMKKAGGRPHWAKAHTCTRKDFEKMYPGFQKFCTIREELDPTGMFLNAYLEKVFY is encoded by the exons CGCTAGGGGCAGAGGTGGTCAGGCTCTGAACTCGCCCCGCTGTGGGGACGGGTGGTTTGAGGCACAGCAGCGAGATGGCGGCTCCAGTGCTGACGTGCGCTCTGGGGGCCGTTTGCACCTGGGCAGTGAGAAGACGAAGGAGGCCCTGCTGGAGCTGAAGGCCGTGCTGGAGAACAACCCCAAAGTGGTGGCCCACTACCCAGTGGAGGTGCGCTTTGCTCGGGGGGACGACATCTTGCTGAGTCCCTGTTTCCAGAGAGACAGCTGCTACATGAACATCATCATGTACAG GCCCTACGGGAAGGACGTGCCCCGGCTGGACTATTGGCTGGCCTACGAGAGCATCATGAAGAAGGCTGGGGGGCGACCGCACTGGGCAAAG GCTCACACCTGTACCCGGAAGGACTTTGAGAAGATGTATCCCGGCTTCCAGAAGTTCTGCACCATCCGGGAGGAGTTGGATCCCACCGGCATGTTCCTGAACGCGTACCTGGAGAAGGTGTTTTATTAA